In a single window of the Flavivirga spongiicola genome:
- a CDS encoding YgiQ family radical SAM protein, whose product MQELKLSDWLPTTNKEVKIRGWEELDVILFSGDAYVDHPSFGPAVIGRILESYGLRVAVVPQPNVNDNLQDFIKLGAPKLFFGVTGGCMDPMISNYNANKKRRDKDAYTPNGDIGFRPDYATTVYSKILKEKWPDVPVLIGGIEASLRRVTHYDYWSDKLVPTILESSKADMLVYGMGEQPLREVVRLLQKGVPFNSITTIKQTAVLLDKGAKVPKNSNWEDVEIVSHERCLKDRKAFASNFKIIEQESNKLAARRIFQKVGEKTLMINPPYPTMTEKEIDASFDLPYTRLPHPKYNKRGPIPAFEMIKFSINIHRGCFGGCSFCTISAHQGKFIASRSQESVLREVDTVANMPDFKGYLSDIGGPSANMYKMQGKVQSICDKCVAPSCISPVICSNLDTSHKPLTKLYQAVDSHPKVKKSFIGSGIRHDMLVPEFNKNADAKELDDYTEEVMTKHVSGRLKVAPEHTSDPVLKLMRKPSFTYFHKFKERFDKINIKKNLKLQLIPYFISNHPACEVEDMANLAAETKDMGFQLEQVQGFTPTPMTVATVIYYSGYHPYTLKKVNTPKTRKEKDEQHRFFFWYKKENKDWIRKTLSKLGRQDLLKVLLPENDKWRKNKPGKPKHTFDDAVPFNKRKNKAKFRSKRKHN is encoded by the coding sequence ATGCAAGAGCTAAAACTTTCAGATTGGTTACCTACCACAAACAAAGAGGTTAAAATACGTGGTTGGGAAGAACTAGACGTTATTTTATTTAGTGGTGATGCTTATGTAGACCATCCGTCGTTTGGTCCTGCTGTAATTGGGCGTATTTTAGAAAGTTATGGTTTGCGTGTAGCTGTGGTGCCGCAACCTAATGTTAACGATAATCTTCAAGATTTTATAAAATTGGGTGCTCCAAAATTGTTTTTTGGAGTTACAGGTGGTTGTATGGACCCCATGATTAGCAATTACAATGCTAATAAAAAGCGTCGTGATAAAGACGCGTATACGCCAAATGGAGATATTGGTTTTCGGCCAGATTATGCCACAACAGTTTATTCTAAAATATTAAAAGAAAAATGGCCTGACGTTCCTGTTTTAATTGGCGGTATTGAAGCTTCTTTACGTCGTGTAACGCATTATGATTATTGGAGTGATAAATTAGTGCCTACTATTTTAGAAAGTTCGAAAGCAGATATGTTGGTTTACGGTATGGGAGAGCAACCTTTAAGAGAGGTTGTTCGCTTGTTGCAAAAAGGCGTGCCTTTTAACAGTATTACTACTATAAAACAAACGGCAGTGCTTTTAGATAAAGGCGCTAAAGTACCTAAGAATAGTAATTGGGAAGATGTTGAAATTGTATCGCACGAAAGGTGCTTAAAGGATAGGAAAGCTTTTGCATCTAACTTTAAAATTATTGAACAGGAATCTAATAAGTTGGCTGCGCGTCGTATTTTTCAGAAAGTAGGTGAGAAGACTTTGATGATTAATCCGCCATACCCTACCATGACGGAAAAGGAAATAGATGCCTCTTTCGATTTACCATATACACGTCTGCCGCATCCTAAATACAACAAACGCGGACCTATTCCTGCGTTTGAAATGATTAAATTTTCTATAAACATACATCGTGGTTGTTTTGGCGGGTGTAGTTTTTGTACTATTTCAGCGCATCAGGGGAAGTTTATTGCATCTCGTAGTCAGGAGTCTGTATTGCGCGAAGTTGACACTGTGGCAAATATGCCAGACTTTAAAGGCTATTTATCAGATATTGGTGGGCCAAGTGCGAATATGTATAAAATGCAAGGGAAAGTACAATCTATATGCGACAAGTGCGTGGCACCTTCCTGTATTTCGCCAGTTATTTGTAGTAATTTAGATACCTCTCATAAACCTTTAACCAAATTATATCAGGCAGTTGATAGTCATCCAAAAGTAAAAAAATCCTTTATTGGTAGTGGTATTCGTCATGATATGCTTGTGCCGGAGTTTAATAAAAATGCGGATGCAAAAGAATTGGATGATTATACTGAAGAGGTGATGACAAAACATGTGTCTGGTAGACTTAAGGTAGCGCCAGAGCATACTAGTGACCCCGTTTTAAAGTTAATGCGTAAACCATCGTTTACTTATTTTCATAAGTTTAAGGAGCGTTTTGATAAGATCAATATTAAAAAGAACTTAAAGCTTCAGTTGATTCCTTATTTTATATCAAATCATCCGGCTTGCGAAGTCGAAGATATGGCCAACCTGGCTGCTGAAACCAAGGATATGGGTTTCCAACTTGAGCAGGTACAGGGTTTTACACCAACTCCTATGACAGTGGCTACCGTCATTTACTATAGCGGGTATCATCCTTATACACTTAAAAAAGTAAATACACCAAAAACACGTAAGGAAAAAGATGAACAGCACCGATTTTTCTTTTGGTATAAAAAGGAAAATAAAGATTGGATTAGAAAGACCTTAAGTAAATTGGGGCGTCAGGATTTATTAAAAGTCTTATTGCCAGAAAACGACAAATGGCGAAAAAATAAACCTGGTAAACCTAAGCATACTTTTGATGATGCAGTTCCTTTTAACAAGCGAAAGAATAAGGCTAAGTTTCGGTCAAAAAGGAAGCACAATTAA
- a CDS encoding response regulator: MTIKIIIVDDHQLFIDGIKSILSKALEIETIGEANNGLEVLKLLENGIEPDIILTDIRMPILDGVSLTKTLTRMHPKIKVLALSMFDQTIDVVEMLEAGAKGYVTKNVDKKELIMAINTLVKGEFFFSDNLPDDIKDWFHKEHIETESTLTRREKEILSLLVKGRTSIEMAKQLKLSKYTIDTHRKNIHKKLGIKSNTGLVKYALKNL; this comes from the coding sequence ATGACCATTAAAATTATTATAGTAGACGATCATCAATTATTTATAGATGGTATAAAATCAATCTTATCTAAAGCCTTAGAAATTGAAACTATTGGTGAAGCCAATAACGGTCTTGAAGTATTAAAATTACTTGAAAATGGCATAGAGCCGGATATTATTCTTACGGATATAAGAATGCCCATTCTAGATGGTGTTTCGTTAACAAAAACATTAACCAGAATGCATCCGAAAATAAAGGTATTAGCATTGAGCATGTTCGATCAGACGATTGATGTTGTTGAAATGTTGGAAGCGGGAGCTAAAGGATATGTTACAAAAAATGTGGATAAGAAAGAACTGATCATGGCCATTAATACTTTAGTAAAAGGCGAATTCTTTTTTAGCGATAACCTTCCTGACGATATAAAAGATTGGTTTCATAAAGAGCATATAGAAACTGAAAGTACATTAACAAGACGTGAAAAAGAAATATTGAGCCTTTTAGTGAAAGGGCGTACCTCGATTGAAATGGCAAAACAATTAAAATTAAGTAAATACACTATCGATACACATCGAAAAAACATTCATAAAAAACTTGGTATTAAAAGTAATACGGGGTTAGTAAAGTACGCTCTTAAAAATCTTTAA
- a CDS encoding sensor histidine kinase: MKKTLIILCFISSFAFSQNKKIDSLKLIVGVSQDSFKIAKVNLQLAKLHERIDLNKGKIYAYKAFKYKANDSLLAETNNQLGRFQFFTAQLDSATYYFENTKRLLQKLNDEKRVAIVNISLGAIQLRLGDYNKTIKTLTESATYFEKTNDSLNTAKCYSNIASAFAELELYPKAIEYSEKALGVFENLKQTPFQLITLPNLATQYYKNGDTIKAIIYNNEAEQLAIKVNDKRSLSIIYNNLGELYLDKAPQRAQLYLEKTLQLKNEINLKSGIEITQSNLGYIHLKNKNYKIAISYFNKAIKQVKGKPLVFVYNNLKEAYKGLGQINKALEYSEKSNILNDSILNTENQKNFLEVQTKYETEKKEKEILQLQTDNIKVNYKRKQNRNLLIATLFALLLALLLIYFLQKNAKKKRIIMEQNLTIQEQDFNQLLKTQELEGIDAIINAQEIERHKMAADLHDNLGSKVATLKLYLESYNDKEDFSEFYDKLKKLMNDTYNEIRSISKNKNFGAQINKGLIPSTKIIAKRISDSKKIDIKVINIDVNKRIENKLEIQVFRIIQELLTNIIKHSKASEAIVQFSEHDNTLNIIVEDNGTGFDINTPKSGIGLINIEKRIENIEGDLVIDTLKGNGTTIILNIPL; the protein is encoded by the coding sequence ATGAAAAAAACACTAATCATATTATGTTTTATTTCCTCTTTTGCTTTTTCGCAAAACAAAAAAATTGATAGCCTTAAATTAATCGTTGGCGTTTCTCAAGATTCATTTAAAATTGCAAAAGTAAATTTACAATTGGCAAAGCTTCATGAACGCATAGACCTTAATAAAGGAAAAATATATGCCTACAAAGCCTTTAAATACAAAGCCAACGACTCGCTGTTAGCCGAAACTAACAATCAATTAGGTCGTTTTCAGTTTTTTACGGCCCAATTAGATTCTGCAACCTATTATTTTGAAAACACAAAACGATTACTCCAAAAATTAAATGATGAAAAACGTGTTGCTATAGTAAACATAAGTCTTGGAGCTATACAATTACGCCTTGGAGATTATAATAAGACCATAAAAACATTAACAGAGAGTGCTACTTATTTTGAAAAAACCAACGATTCGCTTAATACCGCAAAATGCTACAGTAATATAGCAAGTGCGTTTGCAGAATTAGAGCTTTATCCTAAAGCCATAGAATATAGCGAAAAAGCCTTGGGGGTGTTTGAAAATTTAAAACAGACTCCATTTCAATTGATTACTTTACCAAACCTAGCAACACAATACTATAAAAATGGTGACACCATTAAAGCCATTATTTATAATAATGAAGCTGAACAATTGGCCATTAAAGTTAATGATAAACGATCGTTGTCAATTATCTATAACAATTTAGGAGAGTTATATTTAGATAAAGCCCCGCAAAGAGCGCAATTATATCTTGAAAAAACGTTGCAGCTTAAAAATGAGATTAATCTAAAATCGGGTATTGAAATTACCCAAAGTAATTTGGGCTATATTCATCTTAAAAACAAAAACTATAAGATTGCTATTTCCTACTTTAATAAAGCTATAAAGCAAGTTAAAGGCAAACCATTGGTCTTTGTTTATAATAATTTAAAAGAAGCTTATAAAGGTTTAGGCCAAATAAATAAGGCTTTGGAATATTCCGAAAAATCTAACATTCTTAATGATAGCATCTTAAACACAGAAAATCAAAAGAATTTTTTAGAAGTGCAAACCAAATATGAAACCGAGAAAAAGGAAAAAGAAATTCTACAATTACAAACTGATAACATTAAAGTAAACTACAAACGAAAACAAAATCGGAACTTATTAATTGCTACATTATTTGCACTATTATTGGCTTTATTACTGATCTACTTTTTACAGAAAAATGCAAAGAAAAAGCGAATCATTATGGAACAAAATTTAACCATTCAAGAACAAGATTTCAATCAGCTTTTAAAAACGCAAGAGCTTGAAGGGATTGATGCTATAATAAACGCACAAGAAATTGAACGCCATAAAATGGCTGCAGATCTACATGATAATTTAGGCAGTAAGGTTGCTACGCTTAAGTTATACCTCGAAAGTTATAACGACAAAGAAGATTTTTCTGAATTCTATGATAAACTTAAAAAGTTGATGAATGATACCTATAATGAAATTAGAAGCATTTCGAAAAATAAAAATTTTGGAGCTCAAATTAATAAAGGATTAATTCCGTCTACAAAAATCATTGCCAAACGCATTTCTGATTCTAAAAAAATAGATATCAAAGTTATAAATATTGATGTGAATAAACGCATTGAAAACAAATTAGAAATTCAAGTGTTTAGAATTATTCAGGAATTACTTACAAACATTATTAAACATTCAAAGGCTTCGGAAGCCATAGTACAATTTTCAGAACATGATAATACATTGAATATTATCGTTGAAGATAATGGTACTGGCTTTGATATCAATACACCCAAATCAGGAATTGGCTTAATAAATATAGAGAAACGCATCGAAAATATTGAAGGAGATTTAGTTATAGATACTTTAAAAGGCAATGGAACTACTATTATTTTAAATATCCCATTATGA